GGCCGCCTGCTATCGCCTCGTCGCCCATTTCGGCATGGACGACCTGATCTACAACCACATTTCCGCCCGGGTGCCGGGAAGCGATCACCACTTCCTGATCAACCCCTATGGCATGTTCTTCCGCGAGATCACGGCAAGCTCGCTGCTCAAGATCGATCTTGAGGGCAACAAGCTGTGCAATGGCGCGGGCGAGGTCAACCGGGCCGGGTTCGTGATCCATGCCGCCATCCACCGCGCCCGCGCCGATGCGATCTGCGTGCTGCATCTGCATTCGGACGCGGCAACCGCGGTTTCGGCCCTGCCCGAGGGGCTGCTGCCGGTCAGCCAGTTCGCGATGCATTTCCACAACCGGATCGGCATCCACCCCTATGAAGGCGTGGCGCTGGATCTGGAGGAACAGGACCGGCTGGTGGCCGATATCGGGCCGCACCGGGTGCTGCTACTGCGCAATCACGGCTTCCTGACCGTGGGCCAGACGATCCCCGAGGCCTTCATGCTGGCCTATTACTTCGAACGCGCGGCCCGGATCCAGCTGAAGGCCCAGGCGGCCGCGGCGGCATCCGGCGGCAGCCTGGCCCTGCCGCCGCCCGAGGTCTCGGAAAAGGCCGCCCGCCAGTTCACCGAATTCGCCGGCGACATCAAACGCCCGGGCTTTCGCGAATGGCCGGGCTTCCTGCGCCTGCTCGACGACGTGGCCCCCGGCTACGCCGACTGACGACGACCGACAATTCCCCCACGTCTGCACGGAAGGATCAGTCTCATGGAGATCAAGGAACTCTCGCCCGTGATCGGCGTCGAGATCCTGGGCGTCGACGCCTCGGCGCCGATTTCCGATGCCATGGTCGCGGAGATGCGCGACCTGCTGAACACGCATTCGGTGCTGCTGCTGCGCGGCCAGAACCTGACCGAGGCCCGGCACGTCGCCTTCTCGCGCCATTTCGGCGATCTGCAGATCCACGTGCTGACCCAGTACCTGACGACGGCACATCCCGAAATCTATGTGCTGTCCAACGTCAAGGAAGCCGGCCGCTCGATCGGCAACCACAAGGAGGGCTGGAACTGGCACTCCGACTGGTCCTATCTGGAGATCCCCTGCTTCGGATCCGTGCTCTACGCCCGCGAATGCCCGCCGGAAGGTGCCGATACCCTGTTCTCGTCGATGCATGCCGCCTGGGAGGCGCTCGACCCCGAGATGCAGGCGAAGATCCGCCATCTGAAGGCGGTGCATTCCTATGCCGGCTATTACGACAAGGCCTTCGGCGATCGCGAGCCGCTGACCGATGCCCAGCGCGCCGCCACCCCGGATGTCGTGCACCCGGTGGTGCGCACCCATCCCGAGACCGGCCGGCTGTCGCTCTATGTGGGCGAGGATATCGTGAAGGAGATCCTGGACCTGCCGGCGGACGAGGCGGCCGCCCTGCTCGCCACGCTCAACGCCCATGCGATTTCCGACGAATTCGTCTACCGCCACAAATGGCAGGAAGGCGATCTGCTGATCTGGGACAACCGCTGCACCATGCACAAGGCGACCCCCTATGACGACGTGAAGTACCGGCGGATCATGCACCGGACCACGATCAAGGGGACCGACCGGCCGGTCTGACCGGCCGGGTCCACCCGCCGCAGAAGCTGCGCCGCATGCCGCCCCGTTCGCCCGGACGGGGCGGCATCTGCGTCTCTGCCCATATGTGACAATTGCCTGCATTTTAGGCGTCTGATCATTCAATGAGCGTGCACCATGCTGCACCGCCGTGGCCGACCAGGGTTTTTCGGGTGAGTTTTCCGTGACTTCCGAAATTGGCGCGAAGTTTGCCTTAAGGGGCGGTGGCCGCGTCCGGGCCTGTCCGGCCCGCCGATGAAGACCGACTTTCGACCGCTTCGCAGTCATGCAGTTCCTCGAGGACCAGGGGATAGTAATGAAGCACCTGAAAACCCTACTCGCTGCGGCGCCCGCCCTCGCCTTGTCGGCGCTGCCGGCCTGGGCGCAGGATGCGGCACCCGCAGCCGCAGAGGCGGCCACCGAGGCCGCCGTGACGATGGACAAGGGCGATACCGCCTGGATGATGGTCTCCACCATCCTGGTCCTCTTCATGATCCTGCCGGGTCTGGCACTGTTCTATGGCGGCCTGGTGCGCGCCAAGAACATGCTCTCGGTGCTGATGCAGTGCACCATGATCACCGGCGTGGTGATCATCGTCTGGACGCTCTGGGGCTATTCGATGGCCTTCGGCGATGCCCCCAGCATGTTCTGGGGCGGGCTCGACAAGGCCTTCCTCGCCGGCGTCACCATGGACAGCGTCGCCGCCACCTTCACCGACGGCGTGGTGATCCCGGAATACGTGTTCATCTGCTTCCAGATGACCTTCGCCTGCATCACCCCGGCGCTGATCGTCGGCGCCTTCGCCGAGCGCATGCGCTTCACGGCGGTGGTGCTGTTCGTCATCCTGTGGGTCACCTTCGTCTACTTCCCGATCGCCCACATGGTGTGGGATTCGGACGGCATGCTCTTCGCCTGGGGCGCGCTGGATTTCGCCGGCGGCACGGTCGTGCACATCAATGCCGGCATCGCGGGCCTGGTGGGCTGCATCATGGTCGGCAAGCGCACCGGTCTCGGCCGTGACATGATGGCCCCGCATTCGATGACCCTGACCATGGTCGGTGCTTCGATCCTGTGGGTCGGCTGGTTCGGCTTCAACGCCGGTTCCAACCTGGAAGCCACCGGCGGTGCCGCACTTGCCATGATCAACACCTTCACCGCCACCGCCGGCGCGCTGGTCGCCTGGGTGGTGATCGAAAGCCTCGCCCGCGGCAAGGCCTCGATGCTGGGCGCCGCCTCGGGCATCGTCGCCGGCCTGGTCGCCGTCACCCCGGCCGCCGGCCTGATCGGCCCGGTGGGCGCGATCGTGCTCGGCATCATCGCCTCGGCGATCTGCTACTTCTTCGTGACCGTGGTGAAGAACAAGCTTGGCTATGACGACAGCCTGGACGTGTTCGGCGTGCACGGCATCGGCGGCATCGTCGGCGCGGTCGGCACCGGCGTGTTCACCAGCGCGTCGCTCGGCGGCATCGGCTATGCCGACGGCGTGACCATGGCCGACCAGGTCTGGACCCAGATCCTGGCCGTGCTGGTCACCATCGCCTGGTCGGGCATCGGCAGCCTGATCCTCTACAAGATCGTCGATCTGATCGTCGGCCTGCGGGTCAGCAAGGAATCCGAGACCGAGGGCCTGGACCTGTCCAGCCATGGCGAGGCCGCCTACCACAACTGATCCCGCCGCCCCGCCAGGGGCTGGTCAGTACAACCGGAACCCCCGCCATCCATCGGATGGCGGGGGTTTTCGTCAGGGCCGCAGCATCACCTTCACGCA
The nucleotide sequence above comes from Tistrella mobilis. Encoded proteins:
- a CDS encoding class II aldolase/adducin family protein, coding for MSVSDHPATEDELRRQLAACYRLVAHFGMDDLIYNHISARVPGSDHHFLINPYGMFFREITASSLLKIDLEGNKLCNGAGEVNRAGFVIHAAIHRARADAICVLHLHSDAATAVSALPEGLLPVSQFAMHFHNRIGIHPYEGVALDLEEQDRLVADIGPHRVLLLRNHGFLTVGQTIPEAFMLAYYFERAARIQLKAQAAAAASGGSLALPPPEVSEKAARQFTEFAGDIKRPGFREWPGFLRLLDDVAPGYAD
- a CDS encoding TauD/TfdA dioxygenase family protein, with protein sequence MEIKELSPVIGVEILGVDASAPISDAMVAEMRDLLNTHSVLLLRGQNLTEARHVAFSRHFGDLQIHVLTQYLTTAHPEIYVLSNVKEAGRSIGNHKEGWNWHSDWSYLEIPCFGSVLYARECPPEGADTLFSSMHAAWEALDPEMQAKIRHLKAVHSYAGYYDKAFGDREPLTDAQRAATPDVVHPVVRTHPETGRLSLYVGEDIVKEILDLPADEAAALLATLNAHAISDEFVYRHKWQEGDLLIWDNRCTMHKATPYDDVKYRRIMHRTTIKGTDRPV
- a CDS encoding ammonium transporter, coding for MKHLKTLLAAAPALALSALPAWAQDAAPAAAEAATEAAVTMDKGDTAWMMVSTILVLFMILPGLALFYGGLVRAKNMLSVLMQCTMITGVVIIVWTLWGYSMAFGDAPSMFWGGLDKAFLAGVTMDSVAATFTDGVVIPEYVFICFQMTFACITPALIVGAFAERMRFTAVVLFVILWVTFVYFPIAHMVWDSDGMLFAWGALDFAGGTVVHINAGIAGLVGCIMVGKRTGLGRDMMAPHSMTLTMVGASILWVGWFGFNAGSNLEATGGAALAMINTFTATAGALVAWVVIESLARGKASMLGAASGIVAGLVAVTPAAGLIGPVGAIVLGIIASAICYFFVTVVKNKLGYDDSLDVFGVHGIGGIVGAVGTGVFTSASLGGIGYADGVTMADQVWTQILAVLVTIAWSGIGSLILYKIVDLIVGLRVSKESETEGLDLSSHGEAAYHN